A portion of the Paenibacillus hamazuiensis genome contains these proteins:
- the phoU gene encoding phosphate signaling complex protein PhoU: MDNRLNFHHSLEELQSDLLDMGSSVEQAIHSAVESLSRLDEQMARRTIENDDAIDAAMLQIEERCLRLIALQQPMASDLRVIGMVIKIATDLERIADHAVDIAKIAIRLTGEELVKPLIDIPRIAEMVKEMLKESLLAYTERNVHRAAALAEKDDEVDKLYSTVLSDIVGMMSTDLARNRQLSSLMLVAHFLERVADHTTNIGEGVIYMVTGKRKDLNI; the protein is encoded by the coding sequence ATGGACAATCGATTAAACTTTCATCATTCTCTGGAGGAGCTGCAAAGCGATTTGCTGGACATGGGCTCTTCCGTAGAGCAAGCGATTCACTCTGCCGTCGAATCGCTGAGCCGGCTTGACGAGCAGATGGCTCGCCGGACGATCGAAAACGACGACGCCATCGACGCGGCGATGCTGCAGATCGAGGAGCGCTGCCTGCGGCTTATCGCACTGCAGCAGCCGATGGCGAGCGATCTGCGCGTGATCGGCATGGTCATCAAAATCGCGACGGATCTGGAACGCATTGCCGACCACGCTGTGGACATCGCCAAAATCGCGATTCGCCTCACGGGCGAGGAGCTCGTAAAGCCGCTGATCGACATCCCGCGCATCGCGGAAATGGTGAAAGAGATGCTGAAGGAAAGCCTCCTCGCATATACGGAACGGAACGTGCACCGCGCCGCGGCGCTGGCGGAAAAAGACGACGAGGTCGACAAGCTGTACAGCACGGTGCTGAGCGACATCGTCGGCATGATGTCCACGGATTTGGCCCGCAACCGCCAATTGTCCAGCCTGATGCTGGTCGCCCATTTCCTCGAACGCGTCGCCGACCACACCACCAACATCGGCGAAGGCGTCATCTACATGGTGACCGGCAAGCGAAAAGATTTGAATATTTGA
- a CDS encoding chromate transporter: MTWRWGMLASIFWAFFKMGPVTFGGGYAMLPVIEREVVGNKGWVEEEEMADIVSIAGSAPGGIGVNTAAFIGYRLCGIPGATAAVLGIGLPTFLIIFAFSLVLGLIRDNPLVDSAFKGIHAAIVALIAVAAYKMGRTAIQDKTTLVTAIATVLVLVDFHIHPMLLIIGGLFLGIVLVRVKEHWGMPVPLETLPQTDLHGDYRQLENYYGDGI; encoded by the coding sequence ATGACATGGCGGTGGGGAATGCTGGCCTCCATTTTTTGGGCTTTTTTCAAGATGGGACCGGTGACGTTCGGAGGAGGTTATGCGATGCTTCCTGTCATAGAACGCGAAGTGGTCGGTAACAAGGGCTGGGTCGAGGAAGAGGAGATGGCGGACATCGTATCGATCGCAGGCTCAGCTCCCGGGGGGATCGGCGTAAATACCGCCGCTTTTATCGGATATCGGCTGTGCGGCATCCCGGGGGCAACCGCTGCGGTGCTTGGCATCGGGCTGCCGACATTTTTGATCATCTTCGCGTTCAGCTTGGTGCTTGGGCTCATCCGCGACAATCCGCTTGTCGACTCGGCATTCAAAGGCATTCATGCGGCTATTGTCGCCTTAATCGCCGTTGCCGCTTACAAGATGGGACGCACCGCGATACAGGATAAGACCACGCTGGTGACGGCTATCGCGACGGTACTGGTGCTCGTTGATTTTCACATTCATCCGATGCTTTTAATCATCGGTGGTTTGTTTCTAGGCATCGTGCTCGTGCGGGTTAAAGAGCATTGGGGAATGCCTGTGCCGCTTGAAACGCTGCCGCAGACGGATCTGCATGGCGACTACAGGCAATTGGAAAATTATTACGGTGACGGCATATAA
- a CDS encoding chromate transporter produces the protein MVWSLFITFLKIGFISFGGGYAMIPVIEREVASHGWMTDERFLEAVSVAGMSPGPIATNCATLIGYGTAGLPGAIAATAGMILPSLLLIILLAAFFYKIGRNKLVRASFYGLRPIVTGLVAYAAIRFAVSGGYTQSLNWQTVVFAVMVVAAVIGILRFRVHPIAVIAMSGIVGMLVFH, from the coding sequence ATGGTCTGGTCGCTGTTTATCACATTTTTAAAAATCGGCTTCATCTCGTTCGGCGGAGGGTATGCGATGATCCCGGTCATTGAGCGGGAGGTGGCATCCCACGGCTGGATGACGGACGAACGGTTTCTTGAGGCGGTATCGGTGGCCGGCATGTCGCCCGGTCCGATCGCCACCAACTGCGCAACGCTGATCGGCTACGGCACCGCCGGCTTACCGGGAGCGATCGCCGCCACGGCAGGCATGATCCTCCCGTCGCTGCTGCTCATTATTTTGCTGGCCGCGTTTTTCTATAAAATCGGGCGGAACAAACTCGTGCGCGCTTCGTTTTACGGGCTTCGCCCCATAGTGACCGGCCTTGTCGCATATGCGGCCATTCGCTTTGCGGTCAGCGGTGGGTATACGCAAAGCTTGAACTGGCAGACGGTCGTCTTTGCGGTCATGGTCGTCGCCGCGGTGATCGGCATACTGCGCTTCCGCGTTCATCCGATTGCGGTTATTGCGATGTCGGGGATTGTCGGCATGCTCGTATTTCACTGA
- a CDS encoding bifunctional diguanylate cyclase/phosphodiesterase — MADLNVNEASKADATYENPDRHMREQFFDILNRKRIYSVYQPIVSLTDAGVFAYEALTRGPGQSVFASPLALFEYAEKQGLLYQLERIARERAIQGAHLPQRKQLLFLNISAAILQDPRFVPGQTLELLEEQGLAPGNVVLELTERSSIEDFTMAKKVLEHYRNQGYKIAIDDAGAGYSSLQAIAELNPDFIKIDRSLIRSIHTNKTKEYIVETLVTFARKLNIEIIAEGIEEEEELVKLTRMGVHFGQGYLLGRPDERFQSVPEACRNLIIQHRKIGFGDGSAWAIGDLKRQVQLFSVDTPISEVAGYFKMNKRATGAVVVEDGAPVGLVMRERLFQQLAGQYGFSLFWNRSVDQLMDKQPLIVDEQTPVEHVSQLATSRDIDNLYDLVIITSGGKMAGVASIRSILESITNARMESAKVASPLTGLPGNIQIHRELSRRLNEKKRFSVIYADLDYFKWFNDRYGFQKGDQLIQFTADVIQQAIAEYGTPLDFVGHIGGDDFIALSSAADPDRLCREIIRRFDAGVKKFYEPGDWTYVEDRSGQRVESSGVTVSLSVIVCQTLVPASLEHISEAAARLKKKSKMSPGSVYVIEELRPDVSSEAAGQSFK; from the coding sequence TTGGCCGATCTTAACGTGAACGAGGCAAGCAAGGCAGATGCAACGTACGAAAATCCCGATCGACATATGAGGGAACAGTTTTTCGATATATTAAACCGCAAGCGGATATACTCGGTATATCAGCCGATCGTCTCCTTGACCGACGCCGGCGTTTTCGCATATGAAGCGCTGACCCGCGGACCGGGACAAAGTGTGTTCGCCTCTCCGCTGGCCCTGTTCGAATACGCGGAGAAACAGGGGCTATTGTACCAGCTCGAGCGCATTGCACGGGAGAGGGCGATTCAAGGGGCGCATTTACCGCAAAGAAAGCAGCTGCTTTTCCTGAACATTTCCGCCGCTATTTTGCAGGACCCGCGGTTTGTGCCCGGACAAACGTTGGAATTGCTTGAGGAGCAGGGACTCGCGCCGGGCAATGTGGTGCTCGAGCTGACCGAGCGGAGCTCGATCGAAGATTTTACGATGGCCAAAAAAGTGCTGGAGCACTACCGCAACCAGGGTTATAAAATCGCGATCGACGACGCCGGTGCCGGGTATTCCTCCCTCCAGGCGATCGCCGAGCTGAATCCGGATTTTATCAAAATCGACCGGTCGCTCATACGTTCCATACATACGAACAAAACGAAGGAATACATCGTCGAAACGCTTGTGACGTTCGCAAGAAAGCTGAACATCGAAATTATCGCGGAAGGCATCGAAGAGGAAGAGGAACTGGTCAAGCTGACCCGGATGGGGGTTCATTTCGGCCAAGGGTACTTGCTCGGCCGTCCGGACGAACGGTTTCAAAGCGTCCCGGAGGCATGCCGCAACCTTATTATTCAGCACCGGAAAATCGGCTTCGGGGACGGAAGCGCATGGGCGATCGGCGACCTGAAACGGCAGGTGCAGCTGTTTTCCGTGGATACGCCGATTTCCGAAGTGGCCGGTTATTTTAAGATGAACAAGCGGGCTACCGGGGCTGTCGTTGTGGAGGACGGGGCGCCGGTCGGGCTTGTGATGAGGGAGAGGCTGTTCCAGCAGCTTGCGGGGCAATACGGATTTTCGCTGTTTTGGAACCGCTCGGTCGATCAACTGATGGACAAGCAGCCGCTTATCGTCGACGAGCAGACGCCGGTCGAGCACGTTTCGCAGCTGGCGACGTCAAGGGACATCGACAATTTGTACGATCTGGTCATCATCACGAGCGGCGGTAAAATGGCGGGGGTCGCCTCCATCCGTTCCATCCTGGAGTCGATCACAAATGCGCGGATGGAATCGGCCAAAGTAGCGAGCCCGCTGACCGGGCTTCCGGGCAACATCCAAATCCATCGCGAGCTGAGCCGCAGACTTAACGAGAAAAAGCGGTTTTCGGTCATTTATGCCGATCTGGATTATTTCAAGTGGTTCAACGACAGGTACGGTTTTCAAAAAGGAGACCAGCTGATCCAATTCACAGCGGACGTCATTCAGCAAGCGATCGCGGAATACGGCACCCCGCTCGATTTTGTCGGACATATCGGGGGCGACGATTTCATCGCGTTATCTTCGGCGGCCGATCCGGACAGGCTGTGCCGGGAAATTATTCGCCGGTTCGATGCCGGCGTGAAGAAGTTTTACGAGCCGGGAGATTGGACGTACGTGGAAGACCGGAGCGGACAGCGGGTGGAAAGCAGCGGGGTCACCGTATCGCTCTCGGTCATCGTATGCCAAACGCTCGTCCCGGCATCGCTGGAGCATATTTCGGAAGCGGCCGCCCGGCTGAAAAAGAAATCGAAAATGTCGCCCGGCAGCGTGTACGTGATAGAGGAGCTGAGGCCCGACGTATCGTCGGAGGCGGCCGGCCAAAGCTTTAAGTAA
- a CDS encoding HAD family hydrolase, protein MKPGFSPNQKKVLFFDVNQTLVMRTASFEDCFKETWKEYTARLAEGDDSEWNADHIYRKYRTAWFARSKMKRPGSDKQELQEKALREAVQDTGMAVSKTFARAFFSQVRQKQMGGRALYPGVNETLAALAPRYRLAIISNSRREEVAEVMRHLGLSAYFPEEIWFTASRPRDKKPNAHLFKEAMKALGAAAAECVMIGNSYRHDVCGAWKAGIDAIWVQRTAPKKVPAPARGRKKLTIVRQLDELLEWFT, encoded by the coding sequence ATGAAGCCGGGTTTTTCGCCGAACCAGAAAAAAGTGCTGTTTTTCGACGTCAATCAAACGCTCGTCATGCGCACGGCGAGCTTCGAAGATTGCTTCAAGGAAACGTGGAAAGAGTACACGGCCCGCCTTGCGGAAGGCGATGACAGCGAGTGGAATGCCGATCATATATATCGCAAATACCGGACGGCGTGGTTTGCCCGCTCGAAGATGAAGCGGCCCGGCAGCGACAAGCAGGAGCTTCAGGAAAAGGCGCTGAGAGAGGCTGTGCAGGATACCGGCATGGCGGTTTCCAAAACGTTCGCGCGCGCTTTTTTTTCGCAGGTGAGGCAAAAGCAAATGGGCGGAAGGGCGCTGTACCCCGGGGTAAACGAAACGCTCGCGGCGCTTGCCCCCCGGTATCGGCTGGCGATTATTTCGAACAGCCGGCGCGAAGAGGTGGCCGAAGTGATGCGGCACCTCGGGCTCTCCGCCTATTTCCCCGAGGAGATTTGGTTTACCGCAAGCAGGCCGCGCGATAAAAAACCGAATGCGCACCTGTTCAAGGAGGCGATGAAAGCTCTCGGTGCTGCGGCTGCGGAATGCGTGATGATCGGCAACTCGTATCGGCATGATGTTTGCGGCGCCTGGAAAGCCGGTATCGATGCCATCTGGGTGCAGCGCACCGCGCCGAAAAAAGTGCCCGCTCCGGCACGCGGCCGAAAAAAGCTGACGATCGTCCGGCAGCTTGACGAGCTGCTCGAGTGGTTTACTTAA